From Deinococcus sp. KSM4-11, a single genomic window includes:
- a CDS encoding DUF4242 domain-containing protein, with protein MPRYLIERTFPTGLEIPGTAEGAAACLSVVDRNADVGVTWVHSYVSEDHGKTYCVYDGPSPEAIRQAAERTGLPVDRITLVSVLDPYFYRSSGAASQG; from the coding sequence ATGCCCCGTTACCTGATCGAACGCACGTTCCCCACTGGTCTCGAGATTCCCGGCACCGCCGAGGGGGCCGCCGCCTGCCTCAGCGTGGTCGACAGAAACGCCGATGTGGGCGTGACCTGGGTGCATTCCTACGTGTCCGAGGATCACGGCAAGACCTACTGCGTCTACGACGGCCCCTCGCCCGAGGCCATCCGGCAGGCCGCCGAACGCACTGGCCTGCCCGTGGATCGGATCACGCTGGTCAGCGTGCTCGATCCATACTTCTACCGC